A genomic stretch from Acidimicrobiales bacterium includes:
- a CDS encoding MFS transporter, whose product MTERVYTPRVLALFVAGIAYFTVAGVSFPVLPRLVEDELGGSKTDIGLAFATFALGMLLVRPVAGVLSDRIGRRPLMIGGAVGIAVFQLLHVPAAETGALWALLLVRIGTGAFSSVMYLAQATTATELPPPEHRARVFSTFSVAVFVGFAIGPIAGETVLQAHGFTWAFAMAASFAFLSALVALTLPETKPDEVRPAEGLRDVFHPIAARIGFVNLLIFVAFMGFNGFIQDYSEEFGIEEAKWLLLTYSGTTLVLRLVGGWVIDRFDRRNLATVAHLTVAGGAVVLATATTASQLYVGAFVIAIGMAWNVPLLVLIAVDSADAADRSKVVATVSTFGDFANSAGALFLGLIADAAGYEGMYFTVAGAALLAVALMRSRFMAPVTGLRRQPLTSPVVAMVDQS is encoded by the coding sequence GTGACCGAGCGCGTCTACACACCACGGGTTCTCGCGTTGTTCGTCGCCGGCATCGCGTACTTCACCGTTGCGGGTGTCTCGTTCCCGGTACTGCCCCGATTGGTGGAGGACGAGCTCGGTGGATCGAAGACCGACATCGGTCTCGCGTTCGCCACCTTCGCGCTCGGGATGCTCCTCGTGCGCCCGGTCGCCGGGGTCCTGTCGGATCGCATCGGTCGTCGGCCGCTGATGATCGGAGGCGCGGTCGGCATCGCGGTGTTCCAGCTCCTGCACGTGCCCGCAGCGGAGACGGGCGCGCTCTGGGCGCTGCTCCTGGTGCGGATCGGCACAGGAGCGTTCAGCTCGGTGATGTATCTCGCACAGGCGACGACGGCCACCGAGTTGCCACCTCCGGAGCATCGGGCCAGGGTCTTCTCCACCTTCTCGGTTGCCGTCTTCGTCGGGTTCGCGATCGGGCCGATCGCGGGTGAGACCGTGTTGCAGGCGCACGGATTCACCTGGGCATTCGCGATGGCCGCCTCGTTCGCCTTCCTCTCCGCCCTGGTCGCGCTGACCCTCCCGGAGACCAAGCCCGACGAGGTGCGACCGGCCGAGGGTCTGCGCGATGTCTTCCACCCGATCGCGGCGCGGATCGGCTTCGTCAACCTCTTGATCTTCGTCGCCTTCATGGGCTTCAACGGGTTCATCCAGGACTACAGCGAGGAGTTCGGGATCGAGGAAGCGAAGTGGCTGTTGCTCACCTATTCGGGGACCACCCTCGTGCTCCGTCTCGTCGGCGGGTGGGTGATCGACCGATTCGATCGCCGCAACCTCGCGACGGTCGCCCACCTGACGGTCGCCGGCGGTGCCGTCGTGCTCGCCACGGCGACGACTGCGAGCCAGCTCTACGTCGGCGCGTTCGTCATCGCGATCGGGATGGCCTGGAACGTTCCCCTGCTCGTCCTGATCGCGGTCGATTCCGCGGACGCGGCCGACCGTTCGAAGGTCGTCGCGACCGTCTCGACCTTCGGCGACTTCGCCAACTCCGCCGGGGCGCTGTTCCTGGGTCTGATCGCCGACGCCGCCGGCTACGAGGGCATGTACTTCACCGTGGCGGGTGCCGCGTTGCTGGCCGTCGCGCTGATGCGGAGCCGCTTCATGGCGCCGGTCACCGGGCTACGCCGTCAGCCGCTCACTTCGCCGGTCGTCGCCATGGTCGATCAGAGCTGA
- a CDS encoding lysophospholipid acyltransferase family protein: MTVDPDQQTADIRRFYKWARRVRRLGHLLRKISYHPADLEPGFPQRLVMVANHRSLSDVFVAVEALAHYQLPARCLVRAKYFETPGAGRFLRTIGCIPAGDGKRASIDIAKETLEADRPVAVMIEGKIVPPERRAADGLGDIRPGFVEIARAANADILPIALVNTEHIWRSRGKFPRLPWRGRAKVEVHTGKIVTIEGRSDDEIIAETRKMIAEYLAIAEA, translated from the coding sequence GTGACCGTCGACCCCGACCAGCAGACCGCCGACATCCGTCGTTTCTACAAGTGGGCCCGACGGGTGCGTCGGCTCGGCCACCTGCTCCGCAAGATCTCGTACCACCCCGCCGACCTCGAACCCGGCTTCCCGCAACGGCTCGTCATGGTGGCGAACCATCGCAGCCTCTCCGACGTGTTCGTCGCGGTCGAGGCGCTCGCCCACTACCAACTCCCGGCCCGTTGTCTGGTCCGGGCGAAGTACTTCGAGACACCGGGAGCGGGCAGGTTCCTGCGGACCATCGGTTGCATTCCCGCCGGCGACGGCAAGCGCGCGTCGATCGACATCGCGAAGGAGACACTCGAGGCCGACCGGCCCGTCGCCGTGATGATCGAAGGGAAGATCGTTCCACCCGAGCGTCGCGCCGCCGACGGGCTCGGCGACATCCGCCCGGGCTTCGTCGAGATCGCCCGCGCTGCCAACGCCGACATCTTGCCGATCGCCCTCGTGAACACCGAACACATCTGGCGCAGCCGGGGGAAGTTCCCGCGCCTTCCGTGGCGGGGCCGCGCGAAGGTCGAGGTCCACACCGGCAAGATCGTGACGATCGAGGGTCGCAGCGACGACGAGATCATCGCCGAGACCCGCAAGATGATCGCTGAGTATCTCGCGATCGCCGAGGCGTAG